In Bombus fervidus isolate BK054 chromosome 13, iyBomFerv1, whole genome shotgun sequence, a single genomic region encodes these proteins:
- the LOC139993589 gene encoding nucleolar protein 14 homolog, which yields MVKAKKKLLSEVSQQIRNQQKKKSLNPFEVHVNRNKQNVLGRKSKTDEGLPGVSRAKAIKKRKQTLLQEYKLKNKDNLFLDRRIGEKNLSLNEEDKALARFAVERMRAHKKKNIYNLNDDEVLTHRGQTLEEIEKFDDPKSDDEYSDDESRTGKLDKKFVGEAHFGGGILSKSGSEKSRKDLIDELIAESKKRKAEKQKIREQTIDLTEKLDSEWRDLLPIVSATNKTVKGETAETKADDYDIAVRKLKFEAKGTPSDKLRSEEEIVKEEKEKLEALEADRLARMKGIVNNISNEIKHKSADDLDDGFMLETINDQIPADDDGENLIKDAQGGSNSEENINIQGDKQLNTTTMNDLIKKEREIEKKNSVKRELVESCSDEISESESSEDDNLSDLKESESSSEEEKDLNKSNMITDLKEKPKSSVLKLDGQTRKEEIRDNLLKMKKIMESAREELPYTYKVPESFEELQEYLQNYNADYQSTIVDRIIKCNHWSLNNTDKEKISNLFLFLLQHVNNHIIGNDVESIVKGFQIIDRLSPFLYDLAHLNPQNAKSVIQGIIKEKHNDFEKNKKRYPGIDTLIFFKLVSLIFPTSDFRHPVITPCEIFMSEILFRCRIKNKIDISKGLFICTLILEYTVLSKRFAPSVINFLRGIVYVSTPTHLIEGIKIIPPFKTIGDSRNLLILDEDHAKYDINPNSIYMKASDLIDGPIDDDFRIRALLIALNLLREFKNHLEELEAVYSIFEPILKLLKSNSFDKYPPNVKKHIIQLREDLEKLKNKKLEYIVVEKKKPKPLRLYEPRIEAVYDGKKHKTMSKEKAEREKLLHKYKKEMKGAMREIRRDRAFLTKLQIKQQIKSDEERKRKVKEIFGEASVQQSELKKLKRKK from the exons atggttaaagcaaagaagaaattattatcgGAAGTTTCTCAACAAATACGTAATcaacaaaagaagaaatcttTGAACCCATTTGAAGTGCATGTGAATAGGAACAAACAAAATGTATTGGGTAGAAAGAGCAAGACAGATGAAGGTCTCCCTGGTGTATCTCGTGCAAAAGCAATTAAGAAGCGAAAACAGACGCTCCTTCAagagtacaaattaaaaaataaggataatttatttttagacaGGCGTATAGGTGAAAAAAATTTATCCCTGAACGAAGAAGATAAAGCCTTGGCTAGATTTGCAGTAGAACGTATGAGAGctcataaaaaaaagaatatttataacttgaaTGATGATGAAGTATTAACACATAGGGGTCAGACTTTagaggaaattgaaaaatttgatgaCCCAAAAAGTGATGATGAATATAGCGATGATGAGAGTAGAACCGGTAAATTGGATAAAAAGTTTGTTGGTGAAGCTCACTTTGGTGGTGGTATTTTGTCCAAATCAGGATCTGAAAAGTCTAGGAAAGATCTTATAGATGAGCTTATAGCTGAATCAAAAAAACGCAAAGCTGAGAAACAGAAAATACGTGAACAAACTATCGATTTAACAGAAAAACTTGATTCTGAGTGGAGGGATCTCCTTCCAATTGTTTCAGCAACTAATAAGACTGTTAAAGGAGAAACTGCAGAGACAAAGGCTGATGATTATGATATTGCAGTacgtaaattgaaatttgagGCTAAAGGTACACCGTCAGATAAATTAAGATCTGAAGAAGAGATtgtaaaagaggaaaaggagaAACTGGAAGCTTTAGAAGCAGATCGGTTGGCAAGAATGAAAggaattgtaaataatataagtaATGAGATTAAACACAAATCTGCAGATGATCTTGATGATGGTTTTATGCTAGAAACTATAAATGACCAAATCCCAGCAGATGATGAtggagaaaatttaattaaagatgCACAAGGAGGTTCAAATAGTGAAGAGAATATAAATATCCAGGGAGATAAACAATTAAATACTACTACAATGAATGACCTaattaagaaagaaagggaaatagagaaaaaaaattctgTCAAAAGGGAGTTAGTTGAAAGTTGTAGCGATGAAATCTCAGAATCTGAAAGTTCTGAAGATGATAATTTATCAGATTTGAAAGAATCAGAATCTTCtagcgaagaagaaaaagatttaaaCAAAAGCAATATGATAActgatttaaaagaaaaaccaAAATCTAGTGTTCTGAAGTTGGATGGTCAGactagaaaagaagaaattagagataatcttttaaaaatgaaaaagatcatGGAAAGTGCAAGGGAGGAATTACCTTACACTTATAAAGTACCAGAAAGTTTTGAAGAGTTACaagaatatttgcaaaattataaTGCTGATTACCAGTCAACTATAGTAGATCGTATAATTAAGTGTAACCATTGGTCATTGAATAATACagataaagaaaagatatcaaatttatttttgtttttattacaaCATGTAAATAATCATATTATAGGAAACGATGTTGAAAGTATAGTTAAAGGTTTCCAAATTATTGATAG ATTATCTCCTTTTTTATATGATCTTGCTCATCTAAATCCACAGAATGCCAAATCTGTTATACAAGGAATAATCAAAGAAAAGCACAACGACtttgagaaaaataagaagagaTACCCTGGCATAGATACA cttattttctttaaattggTTTCTTTGATATTTCCAACGTCCGATTTCAGACATCCTGTAATTACTCCctgtgaaatatttatgtcTGAAATACTATTTAGATgtcgtattaaaaataaaatagatatttcaAAGGGTCTTTTTATATGTACTCTTATATTAGAG TATACAGTATTGAGTAAGCGATTTGCTCCATCTGTGATAAATTTCTTACGTGGAATAGTTTACGTATCCACGCCTACACATTTAAtagaaggaataaaaataatacccCCCTTTAAAACAATCGGGGACtcgagaaatttattaatacttgATGAAGATCATGCAAAGTATGATATTAATCCAAACAGTATTTATATGAAAGCGTCCGATCTGATTGATGGCCCCATAGATGATGATTTCAGAATAAGAGCCTTATTAATAGCTTTAAATTTATTGCGTGAATTTAAAAACCATTTAGAAGAACTGGAAGCTGTGTATTCGATATTTGAaccaattttaaaattacttaaatcGAATTCTTTTGACAAATATCCACCAAACGTAAAGAaacatattatacaattacgagaagatttagaaaaactaaagaataaaaagttaGAATACATTGTggttgaaaagaagaaaccaaAACCATTAAGATTATACGAGCCGCGAATTGAAGCAGt ATATGATGGTAAGAAACATAAGACTATGTCCAAGGAGAAAgctgaaagagaaaaattgttgcacaagtataaaaaagaaatgaaaggtGCTATGCGTGAAATACGAAGAGACAGAGCTTTCTTAACGAAGCTACAAATAAAACAACAGATTAAGAGCGATGAAGAACGTAAACGCAAGGTGAAAGAAATCTTTGGCGAAGCTTCAGTGCAACAGAgtgaattaaagaaattaaaacggaagaaataa
- the LOC139993606 gene encoding probable glutamate receptor, giving the protein MRKILLLVMIHELLRPVRSVNGVIWDKKLQDFVPIFSIPAFAAVNNELLSQSRGEETYDFQGRIVRFSYYEESNLINSIGNGTRVSGIIGEIWNILSEYLNFTIKPILRNEKNTGASDFDGIFRTGLMKYIADNTTDVIPRMEAHSKKLTITQMTMPLWKAEYRLYIEREVRHVPTWMVKLFSKRVWYAILITYFLLSMCSYLSHKVETKIMLKKLQTDLNDHFFYNFGMICGQSFFPSSSTRSSRIVELWLGLFSCLIRTAFSALLIGYMTQTTFTPPFNDLESLLNNTSYKILTLNGSIPNIIIERETSPAYKNVVNMKRYIVMDTIEEMYTKICTSNNPYTIFESEDLKKARGMYFCRLNPVGIPLFYSWIIPGISKTFTHRRSIDIGMLKLYEVGFIKLLKHRWIESKNVEKESLNVTEPIILEQVYLTLMIFIGGLLISFVIFLFENIIFYCKIKKIS; this is encoded by the exons ATGAGAAAGATACTACTACTCGTGATGATTCACGAATTACTTAGACCTGTTCGATCAGTGAACGGTGTGATATGGGACAAGAAACTACAGGATTTTGTACCGATTTTCAGTATCCCAGCTTTCGCAGCTGTAAACAACGAACTGCTGAGCCAAAGTCGAGGAGAGGAAACATACGATTTCCAAGGAAGAATCGTTAGGTTCTCTTATTACGAG GAAAGCAACCTTATCAATAGCATAGGTAATGGAACACGAGTCAGCGGAATTATAGGCGAGATCTGGAATATTTTGtccgaatatttaaatttcac AATAAAACCGATTCTGAGGAACGAGAAGAATACAGGAGCGTCAGATTTTGATGGCATATTTAGAACTGGTTTAATGAAGTATATTGCAGATAATACAACAGATGTAATACCGAGGATGGAAGCTCATTCCAAGAAATTGACTATTACCCAGATGACGATGCCTTTATGGAAAGCCGA ATATCGGCTATATATCGAACGAGAAGTAAGACACGTACCTACTTGGATGGTGAAATTATTCTCCAAAAGAGTTTGGTACGCAATTCTGAtaacatactttttattaagcATGTGCAGCTATCTTTCTCACAAGGTCGAGACGAAAATCATGCTTAAGAAGTTGCAGACTGACTTGAACGATCATTTCTTCTATAACTTTGGCATGATCTGCGGACAAA GCTTCTTTCCATCTTCTTCCACCAGAAGCTCAAGGATAGTGGAATTATGGTTGGGTTTATTTTCTTGTTTGATCAGAACCGCTTTCAGTGCCCTTTTAATAGGCTATATGACGCAAACTACCTTCACACCTCCTTTCAACGATCTAGAATCCCTTTTGAATAATACTTCGtacaaaattttaactttaaatgGTTCTAtaccaaatattattatcgag CGAGAAACATCGCCTGCATACAAAAACGTTGTTAACATGAAACGATATATTGTTATGGATACAATTGAGGAGatgtatacaaaaatatgtacatcCAATAATCCATACACAATATTCGAAAgtgaagatttaaaaaaagctaGAGGAATGTACTTCTGTCGATTGAATCCCGTAGGAattcctttattttattcatggATAATTCCCGGAATTTCGAAGACTTTTACACATAGAAGGTCTATTGATATCgg AATGTTGAAATTATATGAAGTTGGCTTTATCAAACTATTGAAACATCGTTGGATAGAGTCAAAGAACGTTGAAAAAGAGTCACTAAATGTGACAGAACCAATTATCTTAGAACAAGTGTATTTAACATTAATGATATTCATCGGTGGGCTTCTAATATCattcgtaatatttttgtttgaaaatataatattttactgcaaaattaagaaaatatcctaa
- the Mrpl45 gene encoding mitochondrial ribosomal protein L45, which produces MMLQRYRNAICIFGKYMQNNLPVMLGPINYPVPNDSSQQVRNIKKHYNQKFRKERGRKFIKIKLPTFDDNDDDENNSRIRTKLKEAGILPQRNWTEGPVLISCTPTIFESYVAPEGDGKFSPISTTGAKQKFEFIEKKSKSFVALRKIKTYEDNYSSDTFRENLLNVYKKAHEALCRKDQDEILQYVTESAYPLLMHNVENKTIVWKFLESLEPARIVHARVTSLVTKSNLFAQVTIRFHTQQLLCIYDRFGRVLLGSETVRKDVLDYIVFEKHISNVYGTWRVHGKIIPNWLKPKEISTSTYILPKEKEQPSSSDSAVESVAQVVPPETLDKQHTDVKP; this is translated from the exons ATGATGTTACAAAGATACAGAAATGCAATATGCATTTTTGGGAAGTATATGCAG AATAATCTACCAGTAATGTTAGGTCCTATTAATTATCCAGTTCCTAACGACAGTTCTCAACAAGtcagaaatataaagaaacattATAATCAGAAGTTTCGCAAAGAAAGGGGAaggaaattcattaaaataaaattacctaCATTTGatgataatgatgatgatgaaaATAACAGCAGGATAAGAACAAAGTTGAAAGAAGCTGGAATTCTACCACAAAGAAATTGGACCGAAGGACCAGTTCTTATTAGCTGTACACCTACAATATTTGAAAGTTATGTTGCTCCAGAAGGTGATGGAAAATTTTCTCCCATTAGCACTACG GGTGCGAAACAAAAGTttgaatttatagaaaaaaagagtAAATCTTTTGTGGCCCTTAGAAAGATTAAGACATATGAGGACAACTATTCATCTGATACATTTAGAGAAAACctattaaatgtttataaaaaagcACACGAAGCTTTATGTCG TAAAGATCAAGATGAAATACTACAATATGTTACAGAAAGTGCATATCCT TTACTGATGCATAATGTAGAGAACAAAACAATTGTTTGGAAATTTTTGGAATCTCTGGAGCCAGCACGTATCGTACATGCTAGAGTAACAAGTCTGGTTACAAAGAGCAATTTATTTGCACAAGTCACTATTCGTTTTCATACTCAACAG cTTCTCTGCATTTATGATCGATTTGGACGAGTGTTATTAGGTAGTGAGACAGTGAGGAAAGATGTTTTGGATTATATAGTATTTGAGAAACATATATCCAATGTATATGGTACTTGGCGAGTACACGGAAAAATTATACCAAATTGGCTAAAACCGAAAGAAATATCGACATCTACTTACATCTTGCcaaaggaaaaagaacaaCCCTCATCATCTGATAGCGCTGTTGAATCAGTTGCTCAAGTAGTACCACCAGAAACTTTAGATAAACAGCATACTGATGTAAAaccataa
- the Ror gene encoding tyrosine-protein kinase transmembrane receptor Ror isoform X4: protein MMLLLYLVLLQNTRIFVRAIHSVKNVTNVTETSIGPGDGLDLSGTGMSTPHISHLASTNPFSILSPSPQPTSSQSSTIDVHTIGGLRNVNMQLSPGRKDNHEGKCEVYVGKTCAQFLGNQSVYIPYPMTQELLDDKLMKAFGVIKYSNEVSSNCEGYAKPSLCYSAFPICRDPASILKLKNSEASASLFHFLNSNQGDLSRDAGDGDDADDITGVHGIPRKRSPTLGPGSEFNPYKDGKASNKKIINQSYGEAPSSSRNEINRKLRRICRQECEMLENDLCKKEYAIAKRHPLIGHQVPLVDCSDLPMEDSPEARDCLSLGISSGNNVQENDYCYWGSGKSYRGIVKTSISGRPCMQWSHGEFNLQISDYPELAGKHSYCRNPGDKELQPWCYVYVDSKPQKEFCNIPKCVENLWIYAVVGFVLTGGFVVILVCYCCCYRSRKSRRQMNHLPSNKMLTSIQCDKNIYDGRRSTTQPMEMSSLLAGPGNTTPGTGTLSSGSSRTSNNRVPQFTTNNVVLLQELGEGAFGKVYKGELQTGNKCEPPIYVAVKTLKENASPKTQSDFKREVDLMTDLRHPNIICLLGVILKGEPMCMLFEYMTQGDLHEFLICHSPRSDVPLNNGSGKILEQPEFLHIALQIASGMEYLASHHYVHRDLAARNCLVGDNLTVKISDFGLSRDIYSSDYYRVQSKSLLPVRWMPPESILYGKFTTESDVWSFGVVLWEIYSYGLQPYYGYNNQEVIDMIRSRQLLPCPEDCPTMIYSLMIECWHEVANRRPQFPEIHHRLHNWYINQTYLSDFCNESITSYSGSSHKSTNKTNSTQLSAPIYKCDPKDMNFKGNTEQPFCNLNDHSNGIKMLPPSFQNANSVEQRSNCFNEHGTPMKAPIYPNQTTNINLNDFDDKQCCSPKLSGAKKVLPPAPQPMNKINTLNGTRPMQNGAQLVVRLPDPSKVTTETRVSK from the exons atgatgCTACTCTTGTACCTAGTATTGTTACAAAATACTCGTATTTTTGTACGTGCCATACATAGTGTcaaaaatgttacaaatgtTACAGAAACAAG CATTGGACCTGGAGATGGATTAGATCTCTCAGGAACTGGAATGTCAACTCCTCACATCTCTCATTTGGCATCAACAAATCCATTTAGTATATTATCACCAAGTCCACAACCAACTAGTTCTCAATCTAGTACTATCGACGTTCATACAATCGGCGGCCTTAGAAACGTCAATATGCAGTTATCTCCTGGGAGAAAAGACAATCATGAAGGAAAATGTGAG GTGTATGTAGGGAAAACATGTGCACAATTTTTAGGAAATCAATCTGTTTATATTCCGTATCCAATGACCCAAGAGCTGCTTGATGATAAACTAATGAAAGCTTTTGGTGTTATTAAATACTCAAA TGAGGTCTCATCGAATTGCGAAGGTTATGCAAAACCATCATTATGTTACTCTGCATTCCCAATATGTCGTGACCCTGCCAGTATTCTTAAACTTAAAAATTCTGAAGCTAGCGCaagtttatttcattttctgaaTTCGAATCAGGGTGATTTATCAAGAGACGCAGGTGATGGGGATGATGCAGATGATATTACAGGAGTTCATGGTATTCCCAGAAAACGTAGTCCTACATTAGGTCCTGGCTCAGAATTCAATCCATATAAGGATGGGAAAGCTTCCaacaaaaagataataaatcaAAGCTATGGAGAAGCACCGTCATCTAGCAGAAACGAGATCAATCGTAAATTACGCAGGATCTGTCGGCAAGAATGTGAAATGTTAGAAAATGATTTGTGTAAGAAAGAATATGCAATTGCTAAAAGACATCCACTGATTGGACATCAAGTGCCTTTAGTTGATTGTTCTGATTTACCAATGGAAGATAGCCCCGAGGCTCGTGATTGTTTAAGTCTTGGAATTTCCTCAGGAAACAATGTACAGGAAA ATGACTATTGTTACTGGGGAAGTGGAAAGTCTTATCGTGGTATTGTGAAGACAAGCATTAGTGGAAGACCATGTATGCAATGGTCGCATGGTGAATTCAATCTCCAGATTTCCGATTATCCCGAATTAGCTGGAAAGCATTCATATTGCCGTAATCCAGGCGATAAAGAATTACAACCGTGGTGTTACGTTTATGTCGATAGTAAGCCGcaaaaagaattttgtaaCATACCTAAATGTG TTGAAAACTTATGGATCTATGCAGTCGTTGGTTTTGTACTAACAGGAGGATTTGTTGTCATATTAGTCTGTTACTGCTGCTGCTATAGAAGCAGGAAATCTAGAAGGCAAATGAATCATTTGCCATCAAATAAG atgCTAACCAGTATACAatgtgataaaaatatatacgacgGAAGACGAAGTACGACGCAGCCTATGGAAATGAGTTCTCTTTTAGCTGGTCCTGGTAATACAACTCCAGGAACAGGAACATTAAGTAGCGGTAGTAGTCGAACGTCCAATAATAGAGTACCACAATTTACTACCAATAATGTTGTCCTTTTGCAAGAACTTGGAGAAGGAGCTTTCG GAAAGGTATACAAGGGGGAATTACAAACCGGCAATAAATGTGAGCCTCCAATTTATGTAGCAgtgaaaacgttaaaagagAACGCAAGCCCAAAAACACAAAGCGACTTCAAACGGGAAGTTGATCTCATGACAGACCTAAGGCATCCAAACATTATTTGCCTACTGGGCGTAATATTGAAAGGGGAACCAATGTGTATGTTGTTTGAGTACATGACCCAAGGGGATTTACACGAGTTTCTCATTTGCCATTCACCAAGATCAGACGTTCCATTAAACAATGGAAGCGGAAAAATTTTAGAGCAGCCAGAATTTCTACACATTGCTTTACAAATCGCATCTG GTATGGAATATTTAGCCAGTCATCACTATGTTCATCGAGACTTAGCCGCGAGAAACTGCCTAGTTGGAGACAATTTAACTGTAAAGATCTCCGATTTCGGTTTATCTCGTGACATATATAGTAGCGACTACTATAGAGTTCAATCCAAAAGTTTATTGCCCGTTCGATGGATGCCACCAGAGTCAATCCTTTACGGAAAATTTACGACAGAATCCGACGTATGGAGTTTCGGAGTCGTattatgggaaatttatagTTATGGCTTacag CCATATTACGGGTATAATAATCAAGAAGTAATAGACATGATTCGATCACGGCAATTGTTACCATGCCCGGAGGATTGCCCGACGATGATCTACAGTCTAATGATAGAATGCTGGCACGAGGTGGCCAACCGCAGACCGCAGTTCCCGGAGATTCACCATCGCCTGCACAACTGGTACATAAACCAAACTTACCTGAGTGATTTCTGTAACGAATCTATCACCAGCTATTCCGGAAGCAGTCATAAAAGcacgaataaaacaaattctaCGCAGCTATCAGCGCCAATATACAAATGCGATCCAAAGGATATGAACTTCAAAGGGAACACAGAGCAACCGTTCTGTAACCTGAACGACCACAGCAATGGGATCAAGATGCTGCCGCCGAGCTTTCAGAACGCGAATTCCGTGGAACAGAGGTCAAATTGCTTCAATGAACACGGCACGCCCATGAAGGCTCCCATTTATCCGAATCAGACGACAAATATCAATTTGAACGATTTCGATGATAAACAGTGTTGTTCGCCAAAATTAAGCGGAGCGAAGAAGGTATTGCCTCCAGCACCTCAGCCGATGAACAAGATAAACACTCTTAATGGAACCAGACCAATGCAAAATGGAGCGCAACTAGTTGTCAGGTTACCAGATCCCAGTAAGGTCACTACTGAGACCAGGGTATCGAAGTGA
- the LOC139993575 gene encoding glutamate receptor ionotropic, kainate glr-3-like, producing the protein MCVATTNTSKMLVTLFIIILHYYDVKCQMEESIIWDKNQQDFVQLYNDSRFRDFRRQKISTRQDLHMKDISGKVLRASYYEEQSLVMFYENGTKVTGFYGDIWNLLAYHLNFTLIPVKYEEHHFGERLENGSYSGVMGLLERNETQVILRTGYYVFRMNLFDYTVPVINTKYRLHIKPTYEYDNRWLLSMFTPETLCTYIFLILIFALAGYIFQYGSCKNRKRSKQSKSRSEYFNFADHIFYTYSIMCCQGYLPRGFCDKSKILSTSKFLFAWLMLLVFSSNLIYRMTNRTMIPPFVNFDTLLNQSKYNVLIFEGSTIYELVKNAIHSPMYNSLKLSERIFFEKNLSFMYEEICFGKKLIAILENEYKSSSISKNFCPVVPVGKNYFQTWVGFGVSKRFPYKRSIDTSIIKLHEVGLIDILKNRWTHDINNIEKTPFKKIDINQVYLLFEMLFIGIVLSLIILSLENLIFFCRKELT; encoded by the exons ATGTGCGTCGCAACAACAAACACATCAAAGATGCTTGTAACCCTGTTCATAATAATTCTTCATTATTACGATGTAAAATGTCAAATGGAGGAAAGTATAATTTGGGACAAGAACCAACAAGATTTCGTTCAACTATACAATGATTCAAGATTCCGCGATTTCCGAAGACAAAAGATTTCCACGAGGCAAGATTTACATATGAAAGATATCAGTGGAAAAGTTCTGAGAGCTTCTTACTACGAG GAACAGAGTTTAGTTATGTTTTATGAGAACGGCACGAAGGTGACTGGATTCTATGGCGATATATGGAACCTGCTTGCATATCATCTCAACTTCAC GTTGATACCAGTGAAATACGAGGAACATCACTTCGGAGAACGCTTGGAAAACGGAAGCTACAGCGGTGTGATGGGGTTGCTCGAGCGAAATGAAACGCAAGTGATTTTGCGAACAGGATATTATGTTTTCCGCATGAATCTATTCGACTATACAGTACCCGTTATTAATACCAA GTACCGGTTGCATATTAAACCAACCTACGAATACGACAACAGGTGGTTGTTGAGCATGTTTACACCCGAAACTCTGTGCACTTACATCTTTCTAATCCTAATATTTGCTCTCGCTGgttacatttttcaatatgGATCATGCAAAAATCGCAAAAGAAGTAAACAATCAAAGTCAAGGAGTGAATACTTCAATTTCGCCGACCATATCTTTTACACATATTCCATAATGTGCTGTCAAG gATATCTTCCGCGAGGTTTTTGTGATAAGAGCAAGATATTATCCAcatcgaaatttttattcgcttGGTTGATGCTGCTGGTTTTCAGCTCTAATCTCATTTATCGAATGACAAATCGGACTATGATACCACCGTTTGTCAATTTTGACACGCTGCTAAATCAATCGAAATACAACGTTCTAATTTTCGAAGGATCTACAATCTACGAATTAGTAAAG AATGCCATTCATTCACCAATGTACAACAGTCTCAAATTATCGGAACGTATCTTctttgagaaaaatttaagTTTCATGTACGAGGAAATTTGTTTTGGCAAAAAATTAATCGCCATTTTAGAGAACGAATACAAATCATCTTCAATAAGCAAAAATTTCTGTCCAGTCGTACCAGtgggaaaaaattattttcaaacttgGGTTGGATTTGGTGTATCAAAACGTTTTCCGTACAAACGTTCCATCGACACGTC aataataaaattacacgaaGTTGGCCTAATAGATATCTTAAAAAATCGCTGGACCCAtgacataaataatatagaaaagacTCCTTTCAAAAAGATCGACATAAATCAAGTTTATCTACTTTTTGAGATGCTTTTTATTGGTATTGTTCTTTCCCTCATAATACtttcattagaaaatttaatattcttttgtaGAAAGGAGCTTACGTAA
- the LOC139993608 gene encoding uncharacterized protein translates to MNKQLEASELLQKPKKIPMECSDTEDSEFSDIEDGEFSEYEESEPEEKKIEICSDNSNSDINSKENEASESKPEKILNICERSRTRVLSSSENETENVQASPNERIQEGSASERLSLHNTFEDTSGPTGYAKRNIMKDKVISAFSLLIDSHILQRIIFCTESKASRVLDKKWTLTETKLKAFLGILYARGAYEAKNLKLSYLWNTKWGPSFFSSTMSRNEFVEILKFIRFEEEDDRSQRLKNDKFALISTVWDKFIENNQNCYKPGANITIEEQLFPTKARCSFKQHLSNNSDKFGIKFWLTFDVQTKYVVNGFPYLGKSEKGLPETAEFYNKKKFDQMTKKYSVKFESRRWSLQVFFIILDLAGINAWILYKETTGEQISRKDFMFQLADELVAGNEKSRIGQRVSEIQSTSKYSPYPRKSCQIGYCNNNKTNAICDLCQKHVCGKCTQKKLYVCKKCDE, encoded by the coding sequence atgaataaacaATTGGAAGCATCCGAATTGTTGCAAAAACCGAAAAAGATACCAATGGAATGCTCTGATACTGAGGATAGTGAATTTTCTGATATCGAGGATGGTGAATTCTCCGAGTATGAAGAAAGTGAAccagaggaaaaaaaaattgaaatttgtagtGATAACAGTAATAGTGACATTAATAGCAAAGAAAATGAAGCCTCAGAAAGTAAGCCAgagaaaattttgaatatatgCGAAAGAAGTCGTACTCGGGTGCTTTCAAGTTCTGaaaatgaaactgaaaatGTACAAGCTAGTCCAAATGAAAGAATTCAAGAAGGGTCAGCTTCTGAGAGATTATCCTTGCACAATACATTCGAAGACACATCCGGTCCCACAGGATatgcaaaaagaaatatcatgAAAGATAAAGTAATTAGCGCATTTTCCCTATTAATTGACAGCCATATATtgcaacgtataatattttgcaCCGAATCAAAAGCCTCTCGAGTTTTGGATAAAAAATGGACCCTtacagaaacaaaattaaaagcaTTCCTTGGAATATTGTACGCAAGGGGAGCATATGAAgcgaaaaatttgaaactttcatATTTGTGGAATACAAAATGGGGACCAAGCTTCTTTTCCAGCACAATGAGTCGGAATgagtttgttgaaatattgaaatttattcgatttgaAGAGGAAGATGATAGAAGTCAACGTTTGAAAAATGACAAATTTGCACTAATATCAACCGTATGGGATAAGTTTATTGAAAACAACCAGAATTGCTATAAACCCGGTGCAAACATTACAATAGAAGAGCAACTTTTTCCAACCAAAGCCAGATGCAGTTTTAAGCAACATTTATCGAATAATTCTGACAAATTCGGAATTAAATTTTGGCTGACATTTGATGTTCAAACAAAGTATGTTGTAAATGGATTTCCTTATTTAGGAAAAAGCGAAAAGGGCCTACCTGAAACGGccgaattttataataaaaaaaaatttgaccAAATGACAAAAAAATATAGCGTGAAGTTTGAATCAAGAAGATGGTCACttcaagtattttttattattctagaTTTAGCTGGCATAAATGCCTGGATTTTATATAAGGAAACCACAGGTGAGCAGATATCCAGAAAAgattttatgtttcaattaGCAGATGAACTCGTCGCTGGCAATGAAAAATCACGGATAGGACAAAGAGTATCTGAGATCCAAAGTACATCAAAGTACTCACCTTATCCACGTAAATCCTGTCAAATAGGgtactgtaataataataagacaAATGCCATTTGCGATCTTTGTCAAAAACATGTATGTGGAAAATGCACGCAGAAGAAACTTTACGTTTGTAAGAAATGTGACGAATGA